A genomic region of Anopheles coustani chromosome 3, idAnoCousDA_361_x.2, whole genome shotgun sequence contains the following coding sequences:
- the LOC131260854 gene encoding hydroxylysine kinase: MEMKTIVKKNNPTEDKENDDGCDEKTDNQRKVTNPAEAGESMSGGKSSTERNQTLNPGSQIRPTVSEDDVRKLAERLYGITVLEMCELDSYDDRNYMIQADSYVKNPILKSINKSGYVMKIANSLDSKDESFFHAQSEIMLHLCKLDIKCPLPVQNINGKYHSVEKLGESDHVVRLLEYIPGKVFHGVPHPDHIFYQAGQFIARIDSALKSIDKEMVVNRQSIWMLDNFLKLKDFIYVVKDEYHKGIIEQVLSTYERRIVPNLDEYEQGVIYGDFNEHNIIVNKKATNSKDYEITGIIDFGDVCYSRYVFELAIAMTYMILESNDLDTGGLVIAGYSMIRLIPQHEKDVLRVAIAARICQSLVLGLYTATVDANNQYILSTQARGWSVLEALWNETDKNLLDRWATVAEEYLTRSSK; this comes from the exons ATGGAGATGAAAacaattgttaaaaaaaataatccaacCGAGGATAAAGAGAATGACGATGGTTGCGACGAAAAGACCGATAATCAACGAAAAGTAACAAATCCAGCAGAAGCTGGCGAGTCTATGAGTGGAGGAAAATCCTCTACCGAGCGAAATCAAACGCTTAATCCAGGATCCCAAATTCGTCCAACAGTATCAGAAGATGATGTGCGCAAGCTGGCCGAAAGATTGTACGGAATTACGGTGCTGGAAATGTGTGAACTGGATTCATACGATGATCGCAATTACATGATTCAAGCAGACAG CTACGTCAAGAATCCCAtattaaaatcaatcaataagAGCGGTTACGTTATGAAGATAGCAAACTCGCTTGACTCGAAGGATGAATCGTTTTTTCATGCGCAAAGCGAAATAATGCTACATCTTTGTAAGCTCGATATCAAATGTCCCCTACCCGTGCAGAATATCAATGGCAAATATCACTCCGTAGAGAAATTGGGGGAGTCAGATCATGTCGTACGACTGCTGGAATACATTCCGGGGAAGGTATTCCATGGAGTACCACATCCAGATCACATTTTTTATCAAGCGGGTCAGTTTATCGCTAGGATCGATTCCGCGCTTAAA TCCATTGACAAAGAAATGGTTGTGAATCGACAGTCGATATGGATGCTGGACAACTTCCTTAAGCTGAAAGATTTCATTTATGTGGTCAAAGATGAATACCACAAAGGAATTATCGAGCAGGTATTGAGTACCTATGAGCGTCGCATCGTTCCTAATCTGGATGAATACGAGCAAGGCGTGATATATGGAGATTTCAACGAGCACAACATTATCGTGAATAAAAAGGCGACGAACAGCAAGGACTATGAAATTACGGGTATTATAGATTTCGGCGACGTTTGCTATTCAAGGTATGTTTTTGAGCTGGCCATCGCTATGACATACATGATTCTGGAATCCAACGACTTGGATACTGGCGGTTTGGTGATTGCGGGGTACAGCATGATAAGACTGATTCCTCAACATGAAAAAGACGTACTAAGg GTCGCTATCGCCGCCAGGATTTGTCAGAGTCTTGTGCTTGGTTTGTATACGGCTACGGTTGATGCCAACAATCAGTACATTCTGTCAACACAAGCCCGAGGCTGGAGCGTACTGGAAGCACTTTGGAATGAAACAGATAAAAATCTGTTAGATCGATGGGCAACAGTGGCCGAAGAATATCTTACACGGAGCTCCAAATAA
- the LOC131261226 gene encoding uncharacterized protein LOC131261226 → MPSVETSEGYSKSSESCAESVGQNGTASGDSSDPNHQQIPADRGAESDLSQIDQPTVREFTQNDTINKFLLNSFLQRINNATTVDECREANDESFGDELNQDFDS, encoded by the coding sequence ATGCCATCCGTTGAAACGTCTGAAGGGTACAGCAAATCCAGCGAGTCTTGCGCAGAGAGTGTTGGACAGAATGGTACAGCAAGCGGGGATTCATCGgatccaaaccatcaacagATACCCGCAGATCGTGGTGCGGAGAGTGATTTATCGCAAATTGACCAACCTACAGTCCGCGAGTTTACACAAAATGATACCATCAACAAATTTCTGTTGAACTCCTTCCTGCAGCGCATAAATAATGCGACCACCGTGGATGAGTGTAGAGAGGCAAACGATGAGTCATTCGGGGACGAGCTGAACCAGGACTTCGATTCATAg